A DNA window from bacterium (Candidatus Blackallbacteria) CG13_big_fil_rev_8_21_14_2_50_49_14 contains the following coding sequences:
- a CDS encoding aromatic ring hydroxylase encodes MNALCQVIDPELHMNIVELGLVYTVTLETSQTPPSVDVEMTLTSPGCPYGPVIMGQVPTILKQTFGDSIGEVEVHLTFSPPWDPATMASEDVKFELGIF; translated from the coding sequence ATGAATGCCCTCTGTCAGGTCATTGATCCTGAATTACATATGAATATTGTCGAGCTGGGTCTGGTCTATACGGTCACCCTGGAAACCTCCCAAACCCCTCCCTCTGTAGATGTTGAAATGACCCTGACTTCTCCGGGTTGTCCCTATGGTCCCGTGATTATGGGCCAGGTACCCACCATTCTGAAACAGACCTTTGGAGACAGTATTGGTGAAGTTGAAGTTCATTTAACCTTTTCACCGCCCTGGGATCCGGCTACCATGGCATCAGAAGATGTTAAATTCGAACTGGGTATTTTTTAG
- a CDS encoding sodium:proton antiporter — protein sequence MSQALPGIQNVIAISSGKGGVGKSTVSVNLALALAQKGFRVGLADVDIYGPSIPTLLGLEKEQPKMLNQQLVPISSHDIKVMSMGFLVGQDTPAILRGPMITKFIHQFVTGVLWGELDYLLLDLPPGTGDAQLSLAQTVPLTGALVVTTPQALSVKVALRGLRMFEKVKIPILGVVENMSGWATPSGEPSPFRGGQALSELAGVPYLGNIPMDQTVAISGDENKPLLTAYPAADAVQSFRNLASAVIDQVSLINSGPTPLGQFHWNLSSGQGEPAHREAGETPVPSQISQARRYALEEITPVGLKKAGESGLVIQWQDGTDYELDFRGLRLVCPCAVCVDEDTGERKLIPSMVPLDVKAIAIESVGSYALKFTWSDGHATGLYAFERLRQLGEARAAALATHSVN from the coding sequence ATGAGTCAAGCATTACCTGGCATTCAAAATGTGATTGCCATTTCAAGCGGCAAGGGCGGCGTAGGCAAATCTACCGTCAGTGTCAATCTGGCCCTGGCCCTGGCCCAAAAAGGATTTCGTGTCGGTCTGGCCGATGTGGATATCTATGGTCCCAGCATTCCCACCCTGCTGGGGCTTGAAAAAGAACAACCCAAAATGCTCAACCAGCAATTGGTTCCGATCAGCAGCCACGATATCAAAGTCATGTCGATGGGATTTTTAGTCGGTCAGGATACTCCTGCGATTTTGCGTGGGCCCATGATCACCAAGTTTATTCATCAATTTGTCACAGGGGTTCTTTGGGGCGAACTGGATTACCTGCTGCTCGATCTGCCACCCGGCACAGGCGATGCTCAGCTTTCACTGGCCCAAACCGTTCCCCTGACAGGAGCTTTGGTTGTCACCACCCCCCAAGCCCTGAGCGTAAAAGTCGCTCTGCGTGGCCTGCGCATGTTTGAAAAAGTCAAGATTCCGATCTTGGGAGTGGTTGAAAACATGAGTGGCTGGGCCACCCCCAGCGGAGAACCCTCTCCCTTCAGAGGCGGACAAGCCCTGTCTGAACTCGCAGGTGTTCCCTATTTGGGCAATATTCCCATGGATCAGACCGTCGCCATCAGTGGCGATGAAAACAAACCTCTGCTCACGGCCTATCCTGCCGCTGATGCGGTTCAATCTTTCCGCAACCTGGCATCAGCTGTGATTGATCAGGTCAGCCTGATCAACAGCGGCCCCACTCCCTTGGGTCAGTTTCACTGGAATCTGAGCAGCGGTCAGGGCGAACCCGCCCACCGTGAAGCAGGAGAAACACCCGTGCCTTCTCAAATCAGCCAAGCTCGCCGCTACGCCCTTGAAGAAATTACCCCAGTCGGGCTGAAAAAGGCCGGCGAATCGGGGCTCGTGATTCAATGGCAGGACGGCACAGATTATGAACTCGATTTCAGAGGCCTGCGTCTGGTTTGCCCTTGCGCAGTCTGTGTCGATGAAGATACAGGCGAACGCAAACTGATTCCCAGTATGGTGCCCTTGGATGTCAAAGCAATTGCGATTGAATCTGTAGGCTCCTACGCGCTCAAGTTTACCTGGAGCGATGGTCACGCCACCGGTCTCTACGCCTTTGAACGTCTGCGTCAGTTGGGCGAAGCACGGGCAGCCGCACTGGCCACCCATTCGGTCAATTAA
- the moaA gene encoding GTP 3',8-cyclase MoaA, with protein MAHGQLKDQWGRVARKLRVSLTDRCNLRCQYCMPEAGLNWQAREEILSFEEIFRLLTIFAELGIEEIRLTGGEPLLRKDLEILLSQIQSLHFKKVSLTSNGILLPEKMPALYQAGLRSFNISLDSLLPERFAKITRRDDYQRVLAGLNCLDRYPDLEIKLNTVMIRGFNDDEALSFARLARERNWAIRFIEFMPLGQGDGWLPQEVVKGAELKAQIEAEFRLVAVEAAGKNPASRWHFADGSPGEIGFINAVSEPFCHSCNRIRLTADGYLRNCLFSSQELNLKTPLRQQATSTELTNLICDWVWQKEAGHQINQIGFERPLRSMSQIGG; from the coding sequence GTGGCCCACGGGCAATTAAAAGATCAATGGGGGCGAGTGGCCCGCAAACTGAGAGTCTCACTGACCGATCGCTGTAATTTGCGCTGTCAGTATTGCATGCCTGAAGCCGGACTCAACTGGCAGGCCCGTGAAGAAATTCTCAGTTTTGAGGAGATTTTCAGACTGCTCACAATCTTTGCTGAGCTGGGCATTGAAGAAATTCGTCTGACAGGGGGCGAACCCCTTTTGCGCAAAGATCTTGAAATTTTGCTCAGCCAAATTCAGTCTCTGCACTTTAAAAAAGTCTCGCTCACCAGCAATGGCATACTGCTGCCCGAAAAAATGCCTGCGCTTTACCAGGCCGGGTTGCGTTCTTTCAATATTTCATTGGATTCCCTGCTGCCGGAACGCTTTGCCAAAATTACCCGCCGGGATGATTATCAGCGGGTATTGGCCGGTTTAAACTGTCTTGATCGCTATCCCGATCTTGAGATCAAACTGAATACGGTCATGATCAGGGGCTTCAATGACGACGAAGCCCTGTCCTTTGCCCGCTTGGCCCGTGAGCGAAACTGGGCCATTCGCTTTATTGAATTCATGCCCTTGGGCCAAGGAGATGGCTGGCTTCCACAGGAGGTCGTCAAAGGCGCAGAACTCAAAGCTCAGATTGAAGCCGAATTTCGCTTGGTAGCGGTCGAAGCTGCAGGCAAGAACCCTGCTTCACGTTGGCACTTTGCCGATGGCAGCCCCGGCGAAATCGGTTTTATCAATGCAGTGAGCGAGCCCTTTTGCCACAGTTGCAACCGAATTCGTCTGACAGCCGATGGGTATTTGCGCAATTGCCTGTTTTCAAGTCAAGAACTCAATTTAAAAACACCCTTGCGCCAGCAGGCAACAAGCACCGAACTCACAAACCTGATCTGCGATTGGGTCTGGCAAAAAGAAGCGGGCCATCAAATCAACCAAATCGGCTTTGAGCGCCCTTTGCGCAGCATGTCACAAATCGGGGGCTAA
- the lon gene encoding endopeptidase La, protein MSTNLANEPTLTHEESPPESPAKDLILVSEILPDTLNILPFEPRPIFPNVLTPFTFSGDHYIELLKDAWENQNRMFGVALVKHENPESFFQSELYEVGTILKIYKVNVPAEGIVQVLAQGLQRFSCVRVKQKEPFQRWEVKYHYDAEIKPNDEQKAYALAITSAVKELLRLSPVMQESVKMMLSQMTYDNVVTLMDVVSSILGSDPEKLQDLLATFDLTRRSEKLLLLLKEELEVMKIQEKIQQQITEKVNKQQKDFFLREQLKAIKKELGMEKDDKTTEIEKFENRLKDLVLSEEADKVIHEELDKLGMMETHSPEYQVTRNYLDTLTGLPWGKYSKDNLNIGKARRILNSSHYGLDEVKKTILELISTIRKRGSLTGQILCLVGPPGVGKTSIGRSIAEALNREFFRFSLGGMRDEAEIKGHRRTYIGALPGKIIQAVKRAGTANPVIMLDEIDKLGASFRGDPASALLEVLDPEQNVDYLDHYLDVRFDLSKVLFITTANQLDTIPGPLLDRMEVIRLSGYILEEKLQIAKKYLIPRQREEHGIDEAEVQISEGALRRIIDRYAREAGVRNLENQLKKIMSAITLRMAEKKETQFKISSREVEKYLGKPRFTAEEVYPESVPGVTIGLAWTAMGGAILHIEAAALKAKGGGFKQTGQLGDVMKESTQIAYTCVRALLDHDKAHKNFFEQHQIHLHVPEGATPKDGPSAGITMALALYSLATGQAIPCRLGMTGELTLTGKVLPIGGLREKTIAAKRAEVYELIFPEANRRDYEELPAYIRKGLTIHFVKEFKQVLELAYGA, encoded by the coding sequence ATGAGCACAAACCTTGCCAACGAACCCACCCTAACCCATGAAGAAAGTCCACCGGAATCTCCCGCCAAAGACTTGATCCTGGTTTCAGAAATTCTACCTGATACCCTGAATATTCTGCCCTTTGAGCCCCGTCCCATCTTTCCCAATGTTTTAACCCCTTTCACTTTTTCCGGGGATCACTATATCGAACTGCTCAAAGATGCCTGGGAAAATCAAAACCGCATGTTTGGGGTCGCTTTGGTCAAACATGAAAACCCTGAAAGTTTTTTTCAGTCCGAACTCTATGAAGTGGGCACGATCCTCAAAATCTACAAGGTCAATGTGCCTGCCGAAGGCATTGTGCAGGTGCTGGCACAGGGACTCCAGCGTTTTTCCTGTGTGCGGGTCAAACAGAAAGAGCCCTTCCAGCGCTGGGAAGTGAAATATCACTACGATGCTGAAATCAAACCCAATGACGAACAAAAAGCCTATGCCCTGGCCATTACCTCAGCGGTCAAAGAATTGCTGCGTTTGAGCCCTGTGATGCAGGAATCTGTCAAAATGATGCTCTCGCAAATGACCTATGACAATGTCGTGACCCTGATGGATGTGGTCTCTTCGATTCTGGGCTCCGACCCCGAAAAACTCCAGGACTTGCTTGCCACCTTTGACCTGACCCGACGCAGTGAAAAGCTCCTGCTTTTGCTCAAAGAAGAGCTGGAGGTCATGAAAATTCAGGAAAAAATTCAACAGCAAATCACTGAAAAGGTCAATAAACAGCAAAAAGACTTTTTCCTGCGTGAACAGCTCAAAGCGATCAAAAAAGAGCTGGGCATGGAAAAAGATGACAAAACCACTGAAATTGAAAAATTTGAGAACCGTCTCAAAGACCTGGTGCTCTCTGAAGAAGCGGATAAGGTCATTCACGAAGAGTTGGACAAACTCGGCATGATGGAAACCCATTCCCCTGAGTACCAGGTCACGCGCAATTACCTGGATACCTTGACCGGTCTGCCCTGGGGAAAATACTCCAAAGACAACCTCAATATTGGCAAAGCCCGACGAATTCTCAACAGCAGCCACTATGGCCTTGATGAAGTCAAAAAAACCATTCTGGAACTGATCAGCACGATTCGCAAACGGGGCAGTCTGACCGGTCAGATTCTCTGTCTGGTGGGGCCTCCGGGTGTGGGCAAAACCTCGATTGGGCGTTCGATTGCCGAAGCTTTAAACCGTGAATTCTTCCGTTTTTCTTTGGGCGGCATGCGTGACGAGGCCGAAATCAAAGGTCACCGCCGCACCTATATCGGGGCTCTGCCCGGAAAAATCATCCAGGCCGTGAAACGGGCGGGCACAGCCAATCCCGTGATCATGCTCGATGAAATTGACAAACTGGGAGCCAGCTTTCGGGGCGACCCGGCCTCCGCTTTGCTCGAAGTACTCGATCCTGAACAGAATGTCGATTATCTCGATCATTACCTCGACGTGCGTTTCGACCTCTCCAAGGTCTTGTTTATCACCACGGCCAATCAACTCGATACCATTCCGGGCCCTCTGCTCGATCGCATGGAGGTGATCCGGCTTTCGGGGTATATACTCGAAGAAAAACTGCAAATCGCTAAAAAATACCTGATTCCCCGCCAGCGCGAAGAACATGGGATTGACGAAGCAGAAGTGCAGATCTCAGAAGGGGCCCTGCGCCGGATCATTGACCGCTATGCCCGTGAGGCGGGCGTGCGCAATCTCGAAAACCAGCTCAAGAAAATCATGAGTGCGATCACCCTGCGCATGGCCGAAAAAAAAGAAACGCAGTTTAAAATTTCCTCACGCGAGGTCGAGAAATACCTTGGCAAGCCGCGCTTTACGGCCGAAGAAGTGTATCCGGAAAGTGTTCCCGGCGTGACAATAGGTTTGGCCTGGACTGCAATGGGCGGTGCCATCCTGCATATCGAAGCTGCCGCCTTAAAAGCCAAGGGGGGCGGATTTAAACAGACCGGCCAATTGGGCGATGTGATGAAAGAATCCACCCAGATTGCCTATACCTGTGTACGTGCCCTGCTGGATCATGACAAGGCCCATAAAAACTTTTTTGAGCAGCATCAAATCCATTTGCATGTGCCCGAAGGAGCCACCCCCAAGGATGGCCCCTCAGCCGGTATTACCATGGCCCTGGCACTTTATTCTCTGGCTACCGGGCAAGCCATTCCCTGCCGCTTGGGCATGACGGGTGAATTGACACTGACGGGTAAGGTTCTGCCGATCGGCGGTCTGCGTGAAAAAACCATTGCCGCCAAACGGGCCGAGGTCTATGAATTGATCTTTCCCGAGGCCAACCGCCGGGATTATGAGGAACTGCCTGCCTATATCCGCAAAGGCCTGACTATTCATTTCGTCAAGGAATTCAAGCAGGTGCTGGAACTGGCCTATGGAGCTTGA
- the rpsU gene encoding 30S ribosomal protein S21, with the protein MEVEVEDGKVDAAIKTLKKKLNRAGVFRKIKEKRYYEPPSAKKQRKRKEILRRAKKKLKKQLKRY; encoded by the coding sequence ATGGAAGTTGAAGTAGAAGACGGAAAAGTTGATGCGGCGATTAAGACCCTCAAAAAGAAACTGAATCGTGCCGGTGTTTTTCGTAAAATTAAAGAAAAACGCTACTACGAGCCTCCTAGCGCTAAAAAGCAAAGAAAACGCAAAGAAATTTTGCGTCGTGCCAAGAAAAAGCTGAAAAAACAGCTGAAACGTTATTAA
- a CDS encoding prolipoprotein diacylglyceryl transferase — protein sequence MYTHNLNPVIFKIGPLEPRWYAMMYLLGFALTYLLISRNPRYLEMGFNRDDAMDFLTYAFFGVILGGRLGYVLFYNLPMYLKKPWEILMVWQGGMSFHGGLIGSILAIVIYARMKKIPLARMLDIVAVPAPLGLGLGRIGNFINGELWGKPTGGNWGVIFNATGGGNIPRHPTQLYEAGLEGFLLFAVLWLVFRTAKNLKDGSLGGIFLLGYGLARSVIEFTRIPDPQLGYLYGGWLTMGMLLCLPMILGGLLMLIFFNLQKSKPETVALSSDGVPTEPPAASESAS from the coding sequence ATTTATACCCACAACCTCAACCCTGTCATCTTTAAAATAGGCCCTTTGGAGCCCCGTTGGTACGCTATGATGTACCTCTTGGGCTTTGCTTTGACTTATTTGCTGATTTCCCGCAATCCCCGCTATTTGGAAATGGGTTTTAACCGTGACGATGCCATGGATTTTTTAACCTATGCCTTCTTTGGGGTCATTTTGGGCGGCCGTTTGGGCTATGTTCTGTTTTATAACCTTCCCATGTATCTCAAAAAACCGTGGGAAATTCTAATGGTCTGGCAGGGCGGCATGTCTTTTCATGGCGGCTTGATTGGCAGTATTCTTGCGATCGTGATATATGCCCGCATGAAAAAGATACCTTTGGCCAGAATGCTGGATATTGTGGCTGTGCCTGCTCCTTTGGGGCTGGGTTTGGGTCGGATAGGCAATTTTATCAATGGCGAATTATGGGGCAAACCCACGGGCGGCAATTGGGGCGTGATCTTCAATGCCACGGGCGGTGGAAATATTCCTCGCCACCCCACGCAATTGTATGAAGCCGGACTTGAAGGCTTTTTACTTTTTGCTGTGCTTTGGCTGGTTTTTCGTACTGCCAAAAATTTAAAAGATGGCAGTTTGGGCGGCATTTTTCTGCTGGGTTATGGTCTGGCCCGTTCTGTGATTGAATTTACTCGCATTCCAGATCCTCAACTGGGCTATCTTTACGGGGGCTGGTTGACGATGGGCATGCTGCTTTGTCTGCCCATGATTCTCGGCGGGCTTTTGATGCTGATTTTCTTCAATCTTCAAAAATCCAAACCTGAAACCGTGGCGCTTTCAAGCGATGGCGTGCCGACTGAGCCCCCTGCAGCTTCAGAATCTGCCTCTTAA